The Desulfobacterales bacterium genome has a segment encoding these proteins:
- a CDS encoding TetR/AcrR family transcriptional regulator, whose protein sequence is MPRKTQFTKEDVVTAAFELVREKGLPGLSAPAVAAKMGCSTMPIYSHFKNMQALEDAVIQKAWRGVMQYQTQNYTGDVWVDQAVGWVRFSRDEANLFHSMLNNNNRKLQYQMQVQHWEYLAGLLEGYDGFKDLDNFLSQRVRSAHAKLTHGLAMAPRIGPEKMIVEEDEILFRYLTSATQALLLGYKALPPMDESYKQYVLDRIKNFKDDN, encoded by the coding sequence ATGCCAAGAAAAACACAATTTACCAAAGAAGACGTTGTCACAGCCGCTTTTGAGCTGGTCAGGGAAAAAGGGTTGCCAGGGTTGTCCGCGCCGGCGGTTGCCGCAAAAATGGGCTGCTCCACCATGCCCATTTATTCCCATTTTAAAAACATGCAGGCCCTCGAAGATGCGGTCATCCAAAAAGCGTGGCGCGGGGTGATGCAATACCAGACCCAAAACTACACCGGTGATGTCTGGGTTGATCAGGCTGTTGGATGGGTCCGGTTTTCCAGAGATGAGGCCAATCTATTTCATTCTATGCTCAACAACAACAACCGAAAACTGCAATATCAAATGCAGGTCCAGCATTGGGAATACCTTGCGGGGCTTCTCGAAGGTTATGATGGTTTTAAAGACCTGGATAATTTTTTGAGTCAACGGGTCCGCTCGGCGCATGCAAAACTGACCCACGGTCTGGCCATGGCGCCGCGCATCGGCCCGGAAAAAATGATTGTTGAAGAAGACGAAATTCTTTTCAGGTATCTGACCAGCGCCACTCAGGCATTGTTGCTTGGCTATAAAGCACTCCCTCCCATGGACGAATCGTACAAGCAGTATGTGTTGGACAGGATAAAAAATTTCAAGGATGACAACTAG